The DNA sequence AGCTGCGCGGTGAGCGGGTGCGGCCGGGCCTTGGCGGCGCGCTCGTAGCGGCGGCGCGCCTCAGCCTGGCCGAGTCCGAGCCCGCGGGCGATGCGCACCCGGGTCGTCCAGGCCGCGATGTCGTCCGGCTGCTCGGAGGTCACCTCGTTGAGCAGCCGGTCGGCGCGGGACAGGTACTCGTGGAACGTCTTGAACTGCTGGTCGCTCACGTACTGGGCCTGGGCGGCGGTGCGGATCTCCCAGCCCAGCCAGACCAGTCGGGCCCCGAGCAACGTCGCGGCCAGCGGCGACGTCACCGGGTCGCCGCCGCTGCGGCTGAGGAAGATCTCGACGCGCTTCATCTTCGCGACCATCGCGACCGCGACCGTCGGATCGTGCTGCGGCGGCAGGCTCGCGAAGAACCCCTCGACCGCGGGCCAGTTCTGCGCGCGAACGGCGTCGCGCAGCGGCAGCAGATCGGGATAGTGGTCGATCAGGTCGGTGGTCGTGGACCTGAACAGGCTGGACAGGGGTGGTCTCGGCACGGCGCCTGAGCGTAGTCACAGGTCATGGGCTGTGTGTACCGGCTCCGGTAACGGTTGGGCCAAGAATGAGCACTGACCCGGCAGCTGGGACGCGCCTGGTTGGAGCACCGGGACGGCAGGGGCAACGCGTTTGCCCGCTGCGGCCTAGCATTTCGCCAGTGCTCGTCGAGGAGGCCGTCATGCCGCTGCTGGTCCGGATCCGCCCCAACCTGCCTTACCTGGCGTTGCTGGCCCTGGGAGCCGCGCTGGTCGTGTTCGCGGGACGCATCGGCGGCGAGCTCAGACCGTTCCTGTTCGGCGGCGGGCTGGTGCTGCTGGTCCTGCTCGGCTATCCGGTGGTGGTGAGCACGGTGCTGCGGGTGCCTGTCCTGGCCGTGACGGCCGACGGTGTCCGGCTGCCGCTGATGGGTGTACGCCTGGCGTGGGACGAGATCGCCGAGGTCCGGTGGGACGTGAAGTCCTCCGCGACGCGCTCGATGCCGGTGCTGCTCATCGTGCCGACCTCGCCGGCGTGGGTGCTGCTGCGGATGCGGCCGTGGCTGCGCAGCGAAGGGCGGGCCCACCTGGCCCGATACGGCACCCCGATCGTGCTCCCGGACGTGTCGCTGGACCGGCCGCTGAAAGACGTCGCCGCCGCGATCTCGAACGGCCTCCCCCGCGACCCGTCCTGACCGCATCCGCACCCCACCGCGCCGCCCGTCCGCCCGCCCGTCGCAGCGTGCAGTTTCGGGGAAACTGCACGAATCATGGCCGCCATTCCAGCACTTTCCCCGAAACTGCACGAACCTGCCGCGCGCGTCGGCGGCGGGCGGCGGGAAGCGGGTGGGGTGAGGTGGGTGGATCCGGCGCGTCGGGGGCGGGGCGGCTGGTCGCGGGCGGGATGATCTGGTCGGCGGCCCGGCGGTGTGCCGCTCGTGGCACGAGGAGCCTGAGATGACCCAGCGGTTGATCACCCACCTGCGCCACGTCGACCTGGCGGTGCCCGATTTCTCCCGTCAGGTGGAGTTCTTCGCTGGGATGTGGGGGTTGAGCGAGGTCGCCGCCGACTCCGGGGTGGCGTTCCTGGCCGCGCCGGGCTCCCCGGAGCAGTACGCGGTGCGCGTGCGCCGGGCCGACGACAAGCGCCTGGACCTGATCGCGTTCGGCGCCGCCCGCCCCGCCGACGTGGACACGCTGGCCGAGCGGCTCGGCCGCGACGGGGTACGGCTGATCGGCGAACCGGCCCCGCTGGCGACCCCGGGCGGGGGCTACGGGTTCCGGTTCTTCGACGTCGACGGCCGTACCGTGGAGATCTCCGCGGACGTCAGTCCGCGCGCGCACCGCCGGATCGAGCCGCGCGAGTCGGTGCCGGTGCGGTTGTCGCACGTGGTGGTGAACTCCCCCGACCCGCAGGCCACGGCGGCGTTCTACACCCGGCATCTGGGGTTCGCCCTGTCGGACCGGCTCAGCCACCCGCACCGCGGCGACCTGATGTGGTTCCTGCGCTGCAACACCTGGCACCACAGCCTGGCCGTGTCGCGGGGCCCGCACGTGGCGCTGCACCACGCCTCGTTCGAGCTGCGCGGGCTGGACGAGTTCATGCGCGGCTGCGGCCGGATGATGCGGGCCGGGGTGGAGAAGGTGTGGGGTCCGGGACGCCACACTGCGGGCGACAACACGTTCAGCTACTTCCGGGACCCGCACGGCAACGTCGTGGAGTACACGACCGAGCTGGAGGAGCTCGACGAGGACCGCTGGCACCCGCACGTGTACGACTCCTCCGACCCGGCGATCTCCGACCAGTGGGGCACCGCGAACCCGATGAGCGAGCTCGTCGCCCGGCAGACGTTCAACGACCCCGACCGCGGGGTGTTCGTCGCTCCGCCGCTGTAGCGGACCGCACCGCCTGCGGCGAGGGATGATGGCAGCAGGAGGCAGCCGATGCGACCTACGCTGCGGTTGGGCACCATCGCCGGCATCCCGGTCGGCGTGCACTGGTCCGCGCTCGCGATCATGCTGCTGCTCGGGCACGGGCTGGCCACGGGCGTGCTGCCGCTGGGGGCGCCTGGTGGGACGGCCGCGGTGTACTGGGTGGTCGCGGTCGCGGTGACCGTGCTGTTCCTGGGGTCGCTGCTGGCGCACGAGCTCTGCCACGCGGTGGTGGCCCGCCACTACGGCGTCGGCGTACGCCGGATCACGCTGTGGCTGCTGGGTGGGGTGGCCGAGCTGGAGTCCGAGCCGCCGCACGCGCGGGCGGACCTGCTGGTGGCGCTGGCCGGTCCGGCGGCCAGCCTCGGGGCGGCGGCGGTGTTCGGGGTGCTGGCGGCCGGGGTGTACCTGGCCGGGTTGTGGGCGCTGGCCTGGGTGGCGCTGGCGTGGCTGGCGCTGGTCAACGCGGTGCTGGCGGTGTTCAACCTGCTGCCGGGGGCACCCCTGGACGGCGGCCGGGTGCTGCGGGCGGCGGTGTGGTGGTGGCGCGGCGACCGGGCGGTGGCGCAGCGGGTCGCCGCGTATGCGGGGATGGCCGTCAGCATGCTGCTGGTGCTGGGCGGAACGCTGCAGGTGGTGTACCTGCACAGTCTGAGCGGGTTGTGGCTGGTGCTGCTGGGCTGGTTCCTGCTGTTCGCGGCGCAGGCCGAGCAGACCGACTTCCAGGTGCGTACGGCGATGGCGGGGCTGACCGTGGCCGACGCGATGGTGCCGCCGCCGGTGTGCGGGTACGTCAGCCAGCGGGTCGCGGACTTCGTGGCCGTGGCCCGCCTGCACCGCCCCGCCGACGTCTACCCGGTGCTGACCCCGGACGGCGACGCCGCCGGGCTGGTGACGCTGGCGGCCCTGGCGCGGGCGACCGCGGCGCAGCGGGCCGAGCAGACGCTGCGCGACCTGCGGGTGCCACCCGACCGGGTGGTGGTGCTGGCCCCGGACACGCCGCTGGCCGACGTCGCCCGGCCGGTCATGGCCGCCCGGCTGCCCGCGCTGGTGGTGTCCGGCGGGGTGCCGGTCGGGCTGCTGAGCACCGCGGACCTGGCCCGTGCCGCCGACATGAACTCGCTGCGCCGGGGCTGAGCGCGGTCAGCGGCCCCGCCCTGGCCCGGCGCCCGGCTGCCCGGCCGCCCTGCTCGCGGACTGGCTGCGCGCCCTGCACCGCCTGTCGGCCGAGCCCCTGTCCCCCGCCCTGGCTACCACTCCGGCGCCAGATCCTGCTGGCTGATCAGGGCGTCCAGCGGTTCGAGCCGACGGCGCAGCGTACGGGCATCCGCCGGGGGCAGGACCGCCAGCACGCTGTCGAGCAGCCTCCGCTCGCGCGGCGGGTCGGCGCAGCAGCCGTACTCGCCGCAGGTGCGCAGGTGTTCGCGGCCGGTGCGGTCGGCGCGGGCGAAGTCCTGCCACAGCCTCAGGGCGGCGTGGACGGCCCCGGGATGGCCGCGGGTGCGTTCCCAGCGGGCGATGACAGCCTGGCCTCGGGCGGAGACGCCCTCGACGGCGGCGATCCGCTCGCCTGGCCGACGGCGGCGGTGCAGGTCGGCCCGTACCTGGCCGGGTGCGTTACGACCCATGGGCCTTTCTGGTGATCGTCATGCCCGGGATCGTCTCACGCCCACGCCACCGGGGCGACTCCATTGCGGAGCCGCCCCGGGGCGGTCAGAGCAGGGTGAAGGTCTTGCCGGTGAGGGTCACGTCGGTGGGCAGCGGGCCCGGCGCCAGCCCCGCCGGGCGCGGCCGCAGGCCGCTGACGTCGCCGAAGCCGTCGCTCTGGTCCGTGACACGGACCGTCACCGGCCCCGACCCGGCGAAGCGCAGCCGCACCTCGACGCCGTCCGGCGGCAGGCCGTGGAACACGAAGCCCCAGCCCCACCGTCCGGCGCGGACGGGCGCGGCGACGTCGACCGGCACCTCGACGCCGTCGACGATCGCGGCGACCGGCTGCGGACCGTCGGCGGCCACGTGGAACGACACCACCGGGGCCGCCCGGGTCGAGCGCAGCGCGAACACCGTCGACCGGTCACCGGCGGCGGCCAGCAGCTCCGGCAGCGGGGTCAGCTCCGGTGGCGTCAGCTCGATCCTGGGGGCAGGACCGGTGCGGTAGTCCGACAGCAGCGGGCCGACCAGCGTCGGGAACGTCGGTTCCGGGGACTCGACCGGGCCGGTGAGGTAGCCGGAGGTCCAGTCGTCGGCGGCGGCGTCGGGCGACAGCCAGCGGGCGGTGCCGGTGTCGGCGTCGTAGGCGTACAGCAGGTGGGACGGGCGCGGGTGGTCGGCGTCGAGCGGGTCGGTGACCAGCCCGGTGGCGAACAGCACCGCGACCGCCGCCGCCCCGGCCGCGGCGACCACCCCGGCGCGGCGGCGCACCAGCAGGTCCAGCAGCGGCAGCGCGGGCACGGCCAGCAGCGCGATCAGGGCGGCCGGGGCGGCGCCCGCGGCCAGGCCCAGCGCCGGGTACAGCAGCCCGATCACCGGTGCCGCCACCAGCAGCGTCACCAGGGCACCGGCCTGCACCGCGATCGGCCACCACGGCACCAGCCCCGGCCGGGCCAGGGCGAGGCCGCCCGCGACGGCGCTGACCAGCACCGGCAGGCTGAACAGGTACGAGGCCCCCGGCGCGACCGGTGCCAGCGCCGCCCCGAGCACGCCGAGCCAGGTGAGGCCGCCGGTCAGCAGGGCCGCCGCGCCGAGCCGCCGCCGCATCAGCAGCCACCAGCCCGCTGCGGCGAGCAGCGCGACCGCGGTCAGCGCGGCGCGGTACCAGCCCGGTTCGTAGGGGTCGCCGAGGACGAACGCGGCGTACTCGGGGCGGATCGCGACGGCGAGCTGCCAGAGGGCCACCGCTGCGGCCACGGCGGCGACGACCGGGGCGAGGCCGGTGCCGACGGCGACGGCGTAGCGGCCGAGGGTGAGCTGCTCGGCGCGGCGGGCCAGCGCGACCAGGGCGGCCAGGGCCAGCAGCTCGGCGGCGGCCAGCGGCAGCACCAGGGTGTTCGGGTAGCGGACGAGGCCGAGCGGGGTCCAGAAGTAGGTGTCGGCCCCGTCGTCGAGGTGGGCCAGGTCGGCACCGCCGAGCGAGCGGGCCAGGCCCAGCACGAGCTCGCCCTCGTGCTGGAGGCTGGCGCCGCCGACGTGGTCGGCCGAGTCGCCCGGGGTGTGGTAGCGGGCGGAGCCGTCCAGGTAGGCGACGTTCAGCCCGGCGACGCCGGCCTCGCGCCACTCGGTGAAGTCGGTGTCGTTGGGCAGCCGCCGGTAGACCTCGGCCGACAGGGAGAACCCCAGCGGGGTGGGGGTGGCGGCGTAGTGGCCGATCAGCGTGCTGTTGGCGGGCGAGGTCTCGAACATGAGCGCGGGGCCGTGGTCGCCGCGGGCCTCCAGGTTGACCACGACGGCGGCGGCCGGGTCGGGGCGGCGGGTGTCGAGGAACAGGCGGGCGCCGAGCAGACCCGGCTCCTCGCTGTCGGTGAGCACGAGCACGGTGTCGTTGCGGGCGGCAGGACCCTCGGTGAGCGCACGCGCGGTCTCCAGCAGGGCGGCGACCCCGGCGGCGTCGTCGTTGGCGCCGGGCCCGGTGCGGACCGAGTCCAGGTGGGCGGTGAGGTAGACGGTGCCGGTGCTGGCGGTGCCGGGGCGGCGGGCGGTCAGGTTGGTGACCCGCCCGATCGGCACCGGGGCGCCCAGGCGGGGGTTCGCGACGGTGCCGGTGACGGGCTCGACGGTCCAGCCGAGGCTGCCGAGCTGCTGCGCCGCGTAGTCCAGGACGCGGGTGTGGGCGGCGGTGCCGACCGGGTGGGGCTGGCCGGCGACGGCCCGGACGTGGTCCATGGCCCGGGTGGCGGAGAACCGGCCGGTCGGGGCGTCCGCTGCCGCGGGGGCCGGCGGGCGCATCGCCAGCAGCACGACCGTGGCGGTGGCGAGCAGGACGAGCAGGGCCGCGGCGCCGGTGGCCACCGGGCGGCGGAGGAGGGGGGTCGGCTGCACCTGCGGAGTGTATGTGCTCATGGGAATCTGCGAATACCTCGGCGGTCCGCGCCGGGCCGGTGCCCGGCGCGGACCTCAGTTCGTCAGATGGGGTTCCAGCCGTCGGATCCGGCCAGGTACTTCTGCGGGGTGTAGTTGGCCGCCTGCGCGTCGCTGAGCTGCGGCCGGTTGCTGTTGACGCCTGCCCCGGCACCGGTGTTGCGGTATTCCAGGAACCGGGCGTTCTGCCAGGTGCTGGTGGACATGTCGGTCCACGGCTGGGCGGTCTTGATGGTGCCGGTCAGGGTGGACTCGCGGTAGAGCACCTGCGCGTCCTGCCGCCACGGCCGCCCGAGCTGGGTGGTGTTCGCGGTGGCGCCGGAGACGGTCGACTTGTAGATCAGGAAGCCGTACCTCCGGTCGGCGGGGGTGCTGGCGGCCGTGATCGGGCCGCCGGTGGTGCGCTTCTCGTAGATCTGGCAGGCGTTGAAGACGGCGATGCCGCCGCCGTAGATGAAGTCGACCGTGCCCTCGACGTACGAGTTGACGAAGTACACCCGGGCCGAGTTGTTCACCAGCAGGGTGTCCTGGTTGCTCAGCAACCGTACGTTGTCGAACCGGCCCCGGTCGACGTTGAGGTTGAGCGCCAGCGTCTGCACGCCGATGCCGTAGTCGTTGGACACGGTGAGGTTGGTCGCCGCGAAGTCGTGTCCGAACACGGCCACGGTGGCGCCGTTGTTGGCGCTGCCGTCGGCGGCGGTGTGGTTGTTGACGATCACCGTGGCACCGGCCGACGAGCCGAGGCCCTGGAGGGTGACGTACGGCTTGTCGGCCGGGACCACCACGGTCTCGCGGTAGGTGCCCGCCTTGATGGTGATGACCCGGCGGCTGCCGTTGCCGGAGGGCACCGCGTTGATCGCCGCCTGGACGCTGGTGTACTGCCCGGTGCCGTCGGCCGCGACCGTCGGGGTGCCGGGCGGCGTGCTGGGCGCGGTGCCGACCAGGTTGAACGCGATCTGCATGCGGGCGATGTCGGAGCAGGTCTCCTGCACGATCGGGTTGTTGCCCGCCGTGGAGCCGTCCTTGTCGCTGACGCACTGCGCGGTCGCGGCGCCGGTCACCAGGTACTTGCCGGACGCCGCCGACGAGGCGCTGAAGGTCCACAGCTGGTTGGCCTGCGCCGTGCCGCAGCCCCACTGCTGGAGCTGGGTGCCGGAGGTGGTGGAGGCGCCCGGCACGTCGGCGCACATGCCGCTGTTGACGTTGACGAGCTGGAACTTCCCTGAGCTCGCCACGACCCGCCACTGCTGGCGGGCGGCCCCGGCCGCGCAGGCGGCCTGGGTCAGCTTCGTGCCGGAGGCGGTGGAGTCGCCGGGCACCTCGACGCACTTGCCGCTGGCGCCGGGCACGAGGGTGTAGACGCCGCCCGCGACCGGGGCGACGGCCGCCTGCGAGGCGGCGGGCAGCAGCACGGCCGCGACGGGGACCGCCACGACCAGGGCCAGCGCGGCCAGCAGCGGCCTGATGACACGGGTACGGGTCATCTCAGGCTCCGATGTTCGACTGGGGACCGGCGTACGTGGTGACCAGCGACGGCACGTTGGCGGCCGGGTCGAGGGTGTAGGAGTAGAACGACGACGGGTCGAACGCCGACCCGTTGGTCTGTGCCTTGCCGGTGCAGTTGACGAGGATGCTGCCCCGCTGCACGAGCTGCGCGGCCGTGGTGTCCGGGTAGTACGGGTTGGCCACGTTCTGGAAGTAGCTGTTCTCCAGCACCATCTTCGTGGCGCCGCGCGACAGGTTGCCGTACGACGTGACGTTCTGCAGGTAGTTGTTGTACAGGTGCGCGTAGGCGACGTTGTCGGTGCTGGGGTTGCGCTGGTTGGTGTCGTGGATCCAGTTGTGGTGGATCGTCATCCGCGCGGTGACGTTGTCGGTCCAGCCGATGCCGAACGTCTTGTTGTGGTCGGACAGCACGTTCCACGACACGGTCAGGTACGTGGTGTCCTTGCGGCTGTCGATCAGGCCGTCGTTGGTGTGGGTGATCAGGTTGTGGTCGATCCAGATGTGGTCGGCGGTGTCCATCTGGATGCCGTCGTAGTCGAACTCCTTGTCGTCGGGGTCGTCGGAGGCGACCTCGGTCTCGCCGATGGTCAGGTTCCGGATGATCACGTTGTGCACCCCGGTGCCGAGGAAGATGCCGCCGTGCAGGATCTTTCCGTTGCGGCCGACCCCGATCAGGGTCTTGTTCGAGGTAACCGGGATCTCGTAGCCGAAGGTCGGCACGGTGATCGCCGCGTTGATCCGGATCGTGTACGCCGACGACGACGTCGCGTACTTCAGCAGGTCGGCGTAGGTGGTGACGGTGACGGTGGCACCGCCCGCACCGCCTGTCGTCCCGGCGGCGAACCCGTCGGCGGTGTTGGACCAGGTGCGGCCGGAGCCCGTCGGGCTGGGCGCGGCGCCGACGAGGTTGAACGACCACTGCATCCGGGCGATGTCGGCGCAGGTCTCCTGCACGATCGGGTTGCCGCCGGCGGTGGAGCCGTCCTTGTCGCTGACGCACAGGCCGCTGGAGACGCCGGTGATCCGGTACTTGCCGGAGGCGGCGGCCGACGCGGTGAAGGTCCACGACTGGTTGGCCTGCGCCGAACCGCAGCCCCACTGCTGGAGCTGGGTGCCGGACGCGGTGGAGGCGCCGGGGACGTCGGCGCACATGCCGCTGTTGACGTTGACGAGGTTGTACGCGCTGCCGGCGGCGGTGACCCGCCACTGCTGGTAGGTCGCGCCCGCCGAGCAGGCGGCCTGGGCGAGCTTGGTGGCGGAGGCGGTGGAGCCGCCGGGCACCTCCAGGCACTTGCCGCTGGCACCGGCGACGACGGTGTAGACGCCGCCGGGCAGCGGCGCGGTCGCGGCCTGCGAGGGCAGCATGGACACGCCGACGACCGCGGCGGGCACGGTGATCAGGACAGCGGCCGCGGTGATCAGCCGGGTCGCGGTCCGGGAACGGGGACGGGACGGTTCGAGCATCGGACGGCCTTCCTGCGCGCCCGGCGGGGCGCGCACGTGGTGGGACCGCCGCCTCTGTCCGTAGGGAGGGCAGGCGCGGGGTCCGGCGGGTCGCGGCAGTCCTGCCGGGCGACAGGCCTGCCGACGGTCGCCCCGGTCCGGCGGACCGGAGCGACCGTCGGCAGTAGACGGACCGCGTCACCCCCGGATAACGCATCCCGCACAAGATTTTTTCCTGGTATCGCGACGACCTGCGCCGCAAGGAGAATTCACGCAGTCTTTACAACAAACTCGACGCTGTGCCACGATGGCGCCCGCGCCCCGCACCGGACGTCCGACCCCCATCCCGGAAACGGCCCGCCGATGAATCCCGCCCCCGACACCGGACTGGTCCGAGCGGCGCAGGCCGGTGACCCCCGGGCGTGCCAGGACCTGTTCGCCGCGCACCTGTCGCTGGTGTACAACGTCGTCGGCCGCGCGCTGGACGGGCACCCGGACACCGACGACGTGGTGCAGGAGACCATGCTGCGCGCCGTGGCCGCCCTGCCGCGGCTGCGCGACCCGGACCGGTTCCGTTCCTGGCTGATCGCCATCGCGGTCCGGCAGACCCAGGAACGCGGACGGGCGCGCGGCACGTCCCAGGCCCGCCTGCGGCAGTGGGACGGCTGGACCGAGCTGCCCGATCCTGCGGCCGATCCGGAGGGCGAGACCCTGGCCAACGTCAGCCTGTCCGCGCAGCGGCGCGAGGTCGCGGCGGCCGCCCGCTGGCTCAGCCCGGCCGAGCAGAGCCTGCTCGCGCTGTGGTGGCAGGAGGTGGCGGGCGTGCTGAGCCGCACCGACCTGGCGGCCGCCCTGGGCATCACCGTCGCCCACTCGGCGGTACGCGTGCAG is a window from the Catellatospora sp. TT07R-123 genome containing:
- a CDS encoding VOC family protein, encoding MTQRLITHLRHVDLAVPDFSRQVEFFAGMWGLSEVAADSGVAFLAAPGSPEQYAVRVRRADDKRLDLIAFGAARPADVDTLAERLGRDGVRLIGEPAPLATPGGGYGFRFFDVDGRTVEISADVSPRAHRRIEPRESVPVRLSHVVVNSPDPQATAAFYTRHLGFALSDRLSHPHRGDLMWFLRCNTWHHSLAVSRGPHVALHHASFELRGLDEFMRGCGRMMRAGVEKVWGPGRHTAGDNTFSYFRDPHGNVVEYTTELEELDEDRWHPHVYDSSDPAISDQWGTANPMSELVARQTFNDPDRGVFVAPPL
- a CDS encoding site-2 protease family protein, which codes for MRPTLRLGTIAGIPVGVHWSALAIMLLLGHGLATGVLPLGAPGGTAAVYWVVAVAVTVLFLGSLLAHELCHAVVARHYGVGVRRITLWLLGGVAELESEPPHARADLLVALAGPAASLGAAAVFGVLAAGVYLAGLWALAWVALAWLALVNAVLAVFNLLPGAPLDGGRVLRAAVWWWRGDRAVAQRVAAYAGMAVSMLLVLGGTLQVVYLHSLSGLWLVLLGWFLLFAAQAEQTDFQVRTAMAGLTVADAMVPPPVCGYVSQRVADFVAVARLHRPADVYPVLTPDGDAAGLVTLAALARATAAQRAEQTLRDLRVPPDRVVVLAPDTPLADVARPVMAARLPALVVSGGVPVGLLSTADLARAADMNSLRRG
- a CDS encoding M28 family peptidase, with translation MQPTPLLRRPVATGAAALLVLLATATVVLLAMRPPAPAAADAPTGRFSATRAMDHVRAVAGQPHPVGTAAHTRVLDYAAQQLGSLGWTVEPVTGTVANPRLGAPVPIGRVTNLTARRPGTASTGTVYLTAHLDSVRTGPGANDDAAGVAALLETARALTEGPAARNDTVLVLTDSEEPGLLGARLFLDTRRPDPAAAVVVNLEARGDHGPALMFETSPANSTLIGHYAATPTPLGFSLSAEVYRRLPNDTDFTEWREAGVAGLNVAYLDGSARYHTPGDSADHVGGASLQHEGELVLGLARSLGGADLAHLDDGADTYFWTPLGLVRYPNTLVLPLAAAELLALAALVALARRAEQLTLGRYAVAVGTGLAPVVAAVAAAVALWQLAVAIRPEYAAFVLGDPYEPGWYRAALTAVALLAAAGWWLLMRRRLGAAALLTGGLTWLGVLGAALAPVAPGASYLFSLPVLVSAVAGGLALARPGLVPWWPIAVQAGALVTLLVAAPVIGLLYPALGLAAGAAPAALIALLAVPALPLLDLLVRRRAGVVAAAGAAAVAVLFATGLVTDPLDADHPRPSHLLYAYDADTGTARWLSPDAAADDWTSGYLTGPVESPEPTFPTLVGPLLSDYRTGPAPRIELTPPELTPLPELLAAAGDRSTVFALRSTRAAPVVSFHVAADGPQPVAAIVDGVEVPVDVAAPVRAGRWGWGFVFHGLPPDGVEVRLRFAGSGPVTVRVTDQSDGFGDVSGLRPRPAGLAPGPLPTDVTLTGKTFTLL
- a CDS encoding pectinesterase family protein, coding for MTRTRVIRPLLAALALVVAVPVAAVLLPAASQAAVAPVAGGVYTLVPGASGKCVEVPGDSTASGTKLTQAACAAGAARQQWRVVASSGKFQLVNVNSGMCADVPGASTTSGTQLQQWGCGTAQANQLWTFSASSAASGKYLVTGAATAQCVSDKDGSTAGNNPIVQETCSDIARMQIAFNLVGTAPSTPPGTPTVAADGTGQYTSVQAAINAVPSGNGSRRVITIKAGTYRETVVVPADKPYVTLQGLGSSAGATVIVNNHTAADGSANNGATVAVFGHDFAATNLTVSNDYGIGVQTLALNLNVDRGRFDNVRLLSNQDTLLVNNSARVYFVNSYVEGTVDFIYGGGIAVFNACQIYEKRTTGGPITAASTPADRRYGFLIYKSTVSGATANTTQLGRPWRQDAQVLYRESTLTGTIKTAQPWTDMSTSTWQNARFLEYRNTGAGAGVNSNRPQLSDAQAANYTPQKYLAGSDGWNPI
- a CDS encoding RICIN domain-containing protein — protein: MLEPSRPRSRTATRLITAAAVLITVPAAVVGVSMLPSQAATAPLPGGVYTVVAGASGKCLEVPGGSTASATKLAQAACSAGATYQQWRVTAAGSAYNLVNVNSGMCADVPGASTASGTQLQQWGCGSAQANQSWTFTASAAASGKYRITGVSSGLCVSDKDGSTAGGNPIVQETCADIARMQWSFNLVGAAPSPTGSGRTWSNTADGFAAGTTGGAGGATVTVTTYADLLKYATSSSAYTIRINAAITVPTFGYEIPVTSNKTLIGVGRNGKILHGGIFLGTGVHNVIIRNLTIGETEVASDDPDDKEFDYDGIQMDTADHIWIDHNLITHTNDGLIDSRKDTTYLTVSWNVLSDHNKTFGIGWTDNVTARMTIHHNWIHDTNQRNPSTDNVAYAHLYNNYLQNVTSYGNLSRGATKMVLENSYFQNVANPYYPDTTAAQLVQRGSILVNCTGKAQTNGSAFDPSSFYSYTLDPAANVPSLVTTYAGPQSNIGA